The Brassica napus cultivar Da-Ae chromosome C7, Da-Ae, whole genome shotgun sequence genomic interval CTCTTCTTTCCTATGAAGCCTGGTTCTTTTATTTCATCATCACGAACTTTTACATCTGTACCAAGATCTTGCACTTGCACTTGCACTTTTCGCTTGTAATCTATATCATCTATAGTTTCCTCATAGAAAAGACCACGTAGAAAATCTACACTGAAATGAACCATAAGGGTTAACACTCACGGATCCTTCCATAAGCGTTGACTGTTGCAGacaaacaaatgaaaaattacAGTCTCTGTAAAAATGGTTTCGTCAAAAGGGTTAACACAAAATGAGAGTAATTACCTGCTTGTCGATCAGTAGCATGTTTACACCCATAAGCTTACTGCCTCTCTTCACGTTAGGAGCCTCCCAAAACCTCAAAAGACGGACCTCGGCTGTGGTTGAACATCGACCAGCTTTAATATCAGCAAGCAGGGTGAAGGAATTCGCCATTGCCAGAGctgataatttgaaaaaaaaaaatgatacttATAGTTTCCGTAGATAAGACGGCCTTTATCGATGCACGGATGCCAATTTATAGAAGAGATTTACCCTGTTACATACGAAGAGTCTGTGCTTGATTAAATGCTGCGTAGTGGGGCGAGTGGGATGAAGCATGTTAATGCTCGGATTGAAGAACAAAATTAAAGGAAACCCAAGGCGTTTCAGGATCTTCATTAGAGGCGGCTTCATCTAGACGACATTCAGTCCTAGGAGCTTCTACTTTCTACAATATCTGGGCCTGGAGATAATCAATCACACACATAAAAACCCAAATCACAGAACCTATTCATAAAAAAACGAAATGAGCACAAGAAGCCTAAATGAAAGAAACATAAGGCCCAATCAGAGAAcgcaaaaagaaagagaaaaaatgagtttcataactttttttttaaggtgACACGTGTCACAAATTGCCCTATACATTTTGATGATGTGGTGGAAAAAAACtctgttttattattataaataaataaggaacATGCAATTAAATGTTGGGATCAGTCCAGTGGCAATAATGGTAAATAGCTAAGATGGGcgtgaattttttcaaaatcagtCTGAGAAACCATGTTTGTGTGATTCGCCGCAATAATGGCACCAATGTAAATATAGTACATTTCTAaggtttctctttttatttgctTCCCTTTTAATAATAAGGGACTATTCTTTACATTGGGGGTTTACTGAGGTTGCACTAACATTCATTAGCTAAACAACATATAGGACGACCAAATTTTTCTTGctctaattatattttcataccCGAAAATAGTTAACGTACACATTCTCTTGTACCAGGATAGTTAACATACATTATTATAGTAttatgtttagaaattaagaaaactttatatcaaattatacaatggtttcaatgaaaaaaataaagaataaagtattttgattatttgtattatgCAAATTGTTTTACCGTTAGCATTTAATTAGTAAATAATGTTTCACTttcgtaattttttttacagtttCTTAATTTGTGTATAAATCTTTGTATCATTACTTTCAAATTTTGAGAAAGAAACCAAAGGCAAACATGCAGGTGCTTTCACAACCGTCGGTCAGTAATAACTTGAAGTCTATAGTCAAGTAAACGGTCAACATAGGCAATAGTAAATGATATCATTgggaaaatgtaaaaaattttgtttgaagATTTGGGAAAATATAGTTAACAGATAATTTCCTCCCAAAGATGTAAGTATATAAAAGAAAACCCCAAAGAGTGAAAAGAGAGAAACCAAAAAGCTTGAAATGCATATTTCTATCAAGAATGTCAAGGGGGAAAACATCAACCTAGAGGTAGAGGATAGCTCCACGACCATCGATCTCAAGATCTATGGACTCACTCGTCAGTTGGTTCTTGGTTTGAATGGTGATAGTGATGCCTATCAAGGTCCGGATGCACTCATGCGGATTTTTGTATCGGCTATAAAGGAGAAAAAATTCATCCTACAAATGAAGGGATCCGATACCATTAAGAAAATCAAGACCATGATCCATGATCAGGGTGGCCTACCGGTGGATCAGCTGAATCTTAACTTTCTTGGCACCAAGCTCGAAAACAGTCACACCGTAGCTCACTACAACATCAAGCCTGACTCAAATCTTGTCATTGTGCAGCGGGGTtgcattttctaaaataatgtcTTTCTTTGTTTTACAGAATATGATCAGTATTGCTTTTGATATTTCGATACACAAGTagctcactacaagaaataagGTTTTTTTTGACCGAACTTCTGACCGATATTTTTTTCCAACAGAAATCTGATTTGGTCAGAGCTTTCCGACGGCTACAAAGTCAGAAAACGGTCAGAAATTTCTGACCGTTTTCCGAcgacaataatttaaaatattatccatCCGAAATCTGTCAGAAATCTGTCAGAAATTTCCAACCGAACACAGTCGTCGGACATCGGTCAGAAATTTCCAACGGATTTCTAACCAAAATTCGAAGGAATTTATCTTGGGGCTAAGGAATATATGTTCTTGTGTCGTTTAAAATCGGCAAAACATTGTTAATGCTTGAAATAtcctttttagtttattttgtcTAATTCCATTTTTAGTATTCGGTTAGAAATCAGTAATGTAGACATGTGAGTGTGATCTACAGACTACAATATACTTCGcagaaaaatagaagaaaaatatcAGGAGctgaatatattattttttttaaacatcaaaCTAGAGGATATAATTTCTTAGAAATTCCCCAAAAATGATTAATACTTCGAGTATTATGTGAAAATGACATTCTCACAAAAGGGATGTTGCTACCACTTCTTTAACCCCAAGTATCAACGGAGGTGGGATACGTGTAGCTGGACTGACAGTGTCATGAGAAGGGTTTTAGGGGCCTAAGacaagtttaaaaaataaaattatatacaactataataattttttttttctaatacaaTATATGACATTCGCCAAAATTCGCCAAATACACAAGTTAACACttacaaaaatacatttattatgtaaatatgctatattatgtcatataagaaaaaacatagattCAGAAAGTGAGGTACTCGATTCTCTTGGaaagttttttatataaaataaaacaaaacaattagactataaattatttaaaatttttgggtcctaaaaaagataatattattcGGGGCATAAGGTGAATGACTTTTTCAACACACTGTAGGCACACCTCCGTCGAACTGATTATATCGCCATAGATGATGGGAAGAATCTATGGGGAAAACAGTAGAATGTTTTTGAGTAGAGAGACGAGAAGCGGGTCGTTCTGCGTCGGGTTTTGGCAAACAAGAGAGCCCAGCCCAATGACTTTAACGGGGCCGTAAAGGAGCTTCGTTGATTGCCGAATACTTTCGTTAATGTTTCTGTCAGTcgaatatttgaaaatcatgagtttcGAATACGAAAGGAAGTGCCAATAATAGCAAGAAAGCCAAACACACTGTTAAAATCATCAGTCATAGTGATATATAActatttagaatgtggttaccaAAGTGTTAGATAAAACATTGTTAAACACACTCTAGAGTGAAATTAGTCTAGTGATATAAAACTAGTATGAATAATCTGTAAGGAATTTGTGGTTTCTACATAGATTAATGCACCTATAGCCTGCTGTTTCTCAGGCACACCGCCGTCGTTAATCCCATTTCTTGCAAGATACTATATATGTTTCTTGGctattacaaaataaacaaagaaattttaatatataaaaactcgGTTATGTTTTACAAGGGCTTGACACTTTGACTGAAAATTAGTCATGAAACAAAAGATATTAGGGTTCTTTAAATGATTCAAATATGCACGTAGATTTCTTTGCGTGAAAAACACCCCGGATTCTCGAATATATGGCTCATGATCTAGAATTTGTAGAACTTGTACTAACAGTTGAGTGAACACAGAAAGTGTAACATGGCAACATATTAAATGCCCGGGTCAACGTCTATCCGGTGGTGGTAATCCAGTGGCGATCGAAGGAATATATCCAATACGGCGAACCCTGGTTCGAACTCCGCTGGCCACACGGATATATGCTATTGCTTTTGGCTCATTTGAATGCCCAGAATagggtctatccgtgggctAGCTATACCTCTACCCAAAAATTAGAtttgtgtctttaatagatccggatttaaccattttctttagtaaaaaaaaaacatattaaaagagaaaccaaAGGGTAGCATTTGGCTTTGTCAACGATCATTAACAGCTTTAATCAATGACCACGTTTTCCAAAAAGGGTCAAAATAATCTCATGGGAAACTGTAAAACAGATAACTCTGTTTTCCGATCCCCTGCAATATattttgcgaagtgattttgccacatatCTTTTCtataatcaatttcacaaaacaaatatgacaaaGCTACTGAATTGATGACATGAATTCCGAAAAAATATGACatagataatttcatttaatgatttatatttttggcacacttattagaatatgataatagttcatacattacatttaatattgaaattttttttggtaaactttttaaaaatatggtaataactcatacatcatctataaaataaatatatttatatataacattttaaatttcaaaatattattattttgtatacttatacaatttgtattactaaacctttcaaaaatttctacaattttttaaaaatttaaatatctaatcgtaagatcattagtcttatatatctacaaattttataaatattgtttatgttaaatatttgataattatacaattttatattatttttattagttttatacaaattgatttaatatatatcaaatatatattaaatattagtaagaaaatagtaaaatctataatatttaataaaatttatttttaaatataagttagattaaaaaaaatttgctgCACATGGTGACTTAAAAGGTCTTTTCTCCCGGTACTCGTTCTTCAAGCTATCCCGCGCATGCAAGCCTCTTTCTTTGGCACTGTAGTTAGTGACTTATTAACATCCCTCGCTCTGGGTGACCCACCTGGAGAGAAGCCAATAAGAAAGAATGACTTATTTTCACCTCTAACTCTTCGTTCCGAGTCGGCAAGAGCAATCAGAGTTTAAGAAAGCATTTCCATAGGATAGGAGGATTGGTTAGCTCATTAGACCTTTTGATTCTTTTATTATCTTTCTAGTGACTTTGAAAGAAGGGATTTTGTCTAGCTTAGAGTAAGCCGGGAACCAAAAAAGAATTTGAATCCGGAACGAGAAAGGACGAATGCTACCTCTGCTACTGAGGTACTATAAAACACAACCCCAAAGAGAGGgttagagagagaagagaagtttCGTTTGCAATGCAGATCTCCATGAAGACGTTAAAGGGAAAGAGCATAAATTTAGAGGTTGAATTAGCTCCAACACTATCGACGTTAAGATCCATGGGGAGCCGATGAGTGAATTAGTTTTGCGACTTGGTCCTTCGGGTCGTAGTGAGTAGCCATGTATATATTTGTAGTGACTCTTAACGGCACGACCTACACCCTCCAGGTTAAGAGATCCGTTACCATTGGAAAAGTTAAGACTAAGTTGGAGGAGATTAATGGCACTCCAGCGGACCAGCAGGCGATGATTTTTCAAGGCAAGTCGCTTGAGGACAGTTGGACTATAGCTGAGTGTCATATCAAGCATGAGTCGACCATTCACATGATGCTTCATCAATGCGGTtgctaaagtattttatttttgttttccaatgttttaacttttttattacaTCATTTTTAAAGACTTGAGTTTCGATTAATAAAGTAGCTGTTTAATTTATTCTTTTACTTGACGAAggaaaataattgaagaaactcaactattattttatattaggggttttccggcgctacgcgccggatttggatattttatttgattcagTTTTCAAAATCTTGTGTTCTGGTATTTAGTTGTTAGGAGTGTATGTAGTTAAATATAGTTGAAAGGTTCGTCATGTTTAAAAAGTGTTGAAATGGGTATGGTCTTTAGGGGAAGTTAGTGTAATGAAAGTGTTTATATTTTGGGGTTGAGggtattctttaaaaaaaaaaatgtgtagaATAATTGTGTGGtcttatttttgatattttattgtgCAGTAATTATGTTCGTAAATCTTATTTGTGTCAAATTTATGTTACCGTGTAATATATATCTGCAGCTGTATGAAGAGctaatgtttttctttgttaatgTTAATGTTTATAGACTCGGAGCAAAACCAAATCATGCAATTTGTGTTAGAAATATCTTCAGCATTTGGCTTTGTCAACGATCATTAATAGCTTTAATCAATGACCACGTTTTCCAAAAAGGGTCAAAATAATCTCATGGGAAACTGTAAAACAGATAACTCTGTTCTCCGATCCCCTGCACTATattttgcgaagtgattttgccacatatCTTTTCTATaatcaattttacaaaacaaatatgacatagCTACTGAATTGATGACATGAATTccggaaaaatatgacataaataatttcatttaatgatttatatttttggcaaacttattagaatatgataataattcatacattacatttaatattgaaattttttttggtaaacttttttaaaatatggtaataactcatacatcatctataaaataaatatatttatatataacattttaaatttcaaaatattattattttgtatacttatacaatttgtattactaaacctttcaaaaatttctacaatttttttaaaatttaaatatctaatcgtaagatcattagtcttatatatctacaaattttataaatattgtttatgttaaatatttgataattatacaattttatattatttttattagttttatacaaattgatttaatatatatcaaatatatattaaatattagtaagaaaatagtaaaatctataatatttaataaaatttatttttaaatataagttagattaaaaaaaatttgctgCACATGGTGACTTAAAAGAAGGTCTTTTCTCCCGGTACTCGTTCTTCAAGCTATCCCGCGCATGCAAGCCTTTTTCTTTGGCACTGTAGTTAGTGACTTATTAACATCCCTCGCTCTGGGTGACCCACCTGGAGAGAAGCCAATAAGAAAGAATGACTTATTTTCACCTCTAACTCTTCGTTCCGAGTCGGCAAGAGCAATCAGAGTTTAAGAAAGCATTTCCATAGGATAGGAGGATTGGTTAGCTCATTAGACCTTTTGATTCTTTTATTATCTTTCTAGTGACTTTGAAAGAAGGGATTTTGTCTAGCTTAGAGTAAGCCGGGAACCAAAAAAGAATTTGAATCCGGAACGAGAAAGGACGAATGCTACCTCTGCTACTGAGGTACTATAAAACACAACCCCAAAGAGAGGgttagagagagaagagaagtttCGTTTGCAATGCAGATCTCCATGAAGACGTTAAAGGGAAAGAGCATAAATTTAGAGGTTGAATTAGCTCCAACACTATCGACGTTAAGATCCATGGGGAGCCGATGAGTGAATTAGTTTTGCGACTTGGTCCTTCGGGTCGTAGTGAGTAGCCATGTATATATTTGTAGTGACTCTTAACGGCACGACCTACACCCTCCAGGTTAAGAGATCCGTTACCATTGGAAAAGTTAAGACTAAGTTGGAGGAGATTAATGGCACTCCAGCGGACCAGCAGGCGATGATTTTTCAAGGCAAGTCGCTTGAGGACAGTTGGACTATAGCTGAGTGCCATATCAAGCATGAGTCGACCATTCACATGATGCTTCATCAATGCGGTtgctaaagtattttatttttgttttccaatgttttaacttttttattacaTCATTTTTAAAGACTTGAGTTTCGATTAATAAAGTAGCTGTTTAATTTATTCTTTTACTTGACGAAggaaaataattgaagaaactCAACTATTATTTTATACTAGGGGTTTTCCGGAGTTACGCGCCGGAGTcggatattttatttgattcagTTTTCAAAATCTTGTGTTCTGGTATTTAGTTGTTAGGAGTGTATGTATAGTTAAATGTAGTTGAAAGGTTCGTCATGTTTAAAAAGTGTTGAAATGGGTATGGTCTTTAGGGGAAGTTAGTGTAATGAAAGTGTTTATATTTTGGGGTCGATAAATGAG includes:
- the LOC106410613 gene encoding ubiquitin-like; this encodes MHISIKNVKGENINLEVEDSSTTIDLKIYGLTRQLVLGLNGDSDAYQGPDALMRIFVSAIKEKKFILQMKGSDTIKKIKTMIHDQGGLPVDQLNLNFLGTKLENSHTVAHYNIKPDSNLVIVQRGCIF